The following proteins are co-located in the Deinococcus aquaedulcis genome:
- a CDS encoding NAD(P)/FAD-dependent oxidoreductase, translating to MSAAALYDAVVVGAGPAGLNAALVLGGAGRRVLLLDGGPPRNVRAQAAHGVFTRDGATPVTLKTLGLGDLSPYAVTVQPELAREVAPAPDGFALRLEGRWVRARRVLFATGVRDVLPTVPGLRERWGATVHHCPYCDGWPNKDARLGVLGSGQEGHHLALSVRSWSQRVTLLTDGPDELTDEQREDLRRVGIPVHTAPILRLGGRQDVRVRFRASLADPAEGEATPADSLCLDALFLNPTQQQRSTLPAALGCELNDKGRVVVNEHGMTSVRGVWAAGDMTGAPQYVMSAAASGMIAAVSLNTTLIHEEVRHMGAAFHKSPDEPEGEGEAS from the coding sequence ATGAGTGCCGCCGCCCTGTACGACGCGGTGGTGGTGGGCGCCGGGCCCGCCGGCCTGAACGCCGCGCTGGTGCTGGGAGGCGCCGGGCGCCGGGTGCTGCTGCTGGACGGCGGCCCGCCGCGCAACGTCCGCGCCCAGGCCGCCCACGGGGTCTTTACCCGCGACGGCGCCACGCCCGTGACCCTCAAGACGCTGGGGCTGGGGGACCTGTCTCCCTACGCGGTCACGGTGCAGCCCGAACTGGCCCGCGAAGTGGCCCCCGCCCCGGACGGCTTTGCCCTGCGCTTGGAAGGCCGCTGGGTGCGTGCGCGCCGGGTGCTGTTTGCCACCGGCGTGCGCGATGTGCTGCCCACCGTGCCGGGCCTGCGTGAACGCTGGGGCGCCACCGTGCACCACTGCCCCTACTGCGACGGCTGGCCCAACAAGGACGCCCGGCTGGGCGTGCTGGGCTCGGGGCAGGAGGGCCACCACCTCGCCCTGAGCGTGCGCTCGTGGTCGCAGCGCGTGACCCTGCTGACCGACGGCCCCGACGAACTGACCGACGAGCAGCGCGAGGATCTGCGCCGCGTGGGCATCCCGGTACATACGGCGCCGATTCTGCGGCTGGGTGGGCGGCAGGACGTGCGCGTGCGCTTCCGGGCGTCGCTGGCGGACCCGGCGGAAGGGGAGGCCACCCCCGCTGATTCGCTGTGCCTGGACGCCCTGTTCCTGAACCCCACCCAGCAGCAGCGCAGCACCCTGCCCGCCGCCCTGGGCTGCGAACTGAACGACAAGGGCCGCGTGGTGGTCAACGAACACGGCATGACCAGCGTGCGCGGCGTGTGGGCAGCGGGCGACATGACCGGCGCCCCGCAGTACGTCATGAGCGCGGCGGCCAGCGGCATGATCGCCGCCGTGTCGCTGAACACCACCCTGATTCACGAGGAGGTGCGGCACATGGGCGCGGCCTTCCACAAATCGCCCGATGAACCGGAAGGGGAGGGCGAAGCCTCCTGA
- a CDS encoding SDR family oxidoreductase, which produces MTTHRPVTLITGASGGIGSALAHALAPTHDLILSGRGGAALERLCAELGAQPLPLDLTRPETFEGALGGLGRVTNLVHNAGVVDLGAVADQPHDLWTRTLAVNTVAPAELTRVLLPRVRAEQGVVVFVNSGAGLRANAGWGSYAASKFALRALADALREEEAPHGVRVTSVYPGRTATPMQEKVRTQEGAPYTPEAFIQPETVAATIAFALNAPRDATLPDLSVRPGPQVSRPHEAGA; this is translated from the coding sequence ATGACCACACACCGGCCCGTCACGCTCATCACTGGCGCTTCCGGGGGCATCGGGTCGGCGCTGGCCCACGCTCTGGCCCCCACCCACGACCTGATCCTGAGTGGCCGGGGCGGGGCCGCGCTGGAGCGCCTGTGTGCCGAACTGGGTGCCCAGCCGCTGCCCCTGGACCTGACCCGCCCCGAGACCTTTGAAGGTGCGCTGGGCGGGCTGGGTCGGGTCACGAACCTCGTGCACAACGCCGGGGTGGTGGACCTGGGGGCTGTGGCCGACCAACCCCACGATCTCTGGACCCGGACGCTGGCCGTCAACACCGTGGCCCCGGCCGAACTGACCCGGGTGCTGCTGCCCCGCGTGCGCGCCGAACAGGGCGTGGTGGTGTTCGTGAACAGCGGCGCGGGCCTGCGGGCCAATGCGGGCTGGGGCAGCTACGCCGCCAGCAAGTTCGCCCTGCGCGCCCTGGCCGACGCTCTGCGTGAAGAAGAGGCGCCGCACGGCGTGCGCGTGACCTCGGTATACCCGGGGCGCACCGCCACACCCATGCAGGAGAAGGTCCGCACGCAGGAGGGGGCCCCCTACACCCCAGAGGCGTTTATCCAGCCTGAAACCGTGGCGGCCACCATCGCCTTTGCCCTGAACGCCCCGCGTGACGCTACCCTGCCGGACCTCAGCGTGCGCCCCGGGCCTCAGGTCAGCCGCCCCCACGAGGCCGGCGCATGA
- a CDS encoding inorganic diphosphatase, which produces MRDLRAYLGQRVRVVVDRPLGSVHPRHPDLRYPVNYGELPGTCSGDGQPVDAYLLGWDAAVPEAEGEVIAVIERLNDAEDKLVVARDGTHWSDDAIATIIRFQEQYFHTRLVRPEASPAPSGP; this is translated from the coding sequence ATGCGTGATCTGCGCGCCTATCTGGGCCAGCGGGTGCGGGTGGTGGTGGACCGCCCGCTGGGCTCGGTGCACCCACGCCACCCGGACCTGCGCTACCCGGTGAATTACGGCGAACTGCCCGGCACCTGTAGCGGCGACGGCCAGCCGGTGGACGCCTACCTGCTGGGCTGGGACGCGGCCGTGCCCGAGGCCGAGGGCGAGGTGATCGCGGTGATTGAGCGCCTGAACGACGCCGAGGACAAGCTGGTGGTGGCGCGCGACGGCACCCACTGGAGTGACGACGCGATTGCCACCATCATCCGGTTTCAGGAACAGTATTTCCACACGCGGCTGGTGCGGCCTGAAGCCAGCCCGGCGCCCTCTGGCCCTTGA
- the nfi gene encoding deoxyribonuclease V (cleaves DNA at apurinic or apyrimidinic sites) has protein sequence MRGDQPMTGAPLDPAALLQVPASAQAAEALQRRWAGQVVASDALGPVTTVAGVDVAYHESSGELVAAAVLLDATSLTVLEEVTVRDHARFPYVPGLFSFRECSPVARAVQALSRRPDLIVCDGHGVAHPRRFGLACHLGLALNIPTIGCGKTRLTGEDTAPGLPRGEWTPLLDGPEVLGAALRTQSGVRPVYVSVGHRVSLPTALAWVLRLSPRYRLPETTRAADGLVRRALAEVPHA, from the coding sequence ATGAGAGGCGATCAGCCCATGACCGGGGCGCCGCTGGACCCCGCTGCTCTGCTGCAGGTCCCGGCCAGCGCGCAGGCGGCCGAGGCGCTGCAGCGCCGCTGGGCGGGACAGGTCGTGGCCAGCGATGCCCTGGGCCCGGTCACGACCGTGGCCGGCGTGGACGTGGCTTACCACGAGTCCAGCGGTGAGCTGGTGGCCGCCGCCGTGCTGCTGGACGCCACCTCGTTGACGGTGCTGGAGGAGGTCACCGTCCGGGACCACGCGCGCTTTCCGTATGTGCCGGGCCTCTTTTCCTTCCGGGAATGCTCGCCGGTAGCGCGGGCGGTGCAGGCCCTGAGCCGCCGACCGGACCTGATCGTCTGCGACGGGCATGGTGTTGCCCACCCGCGCCGGTTCGGGCTGGCCTGTCATCTGGGGCTGGCGCTGAACATCCCCACCATCGGCTGCGGCAAAACGCGCCTGACGGGTGAGGACACAGCGCCGGGCCTCCCCCGGGGTGAGTGGACCCCGCTGCTGGACGGCCCCGAGGTGCTCGGCGCGGCGCTGCGCACCCAGAGCGGCGTGCGGCCCGTCTACGTGTCGGTGGGGCACCGGGTGTCGTTGCCCACCGCCCTGGCCTGGGTGCTGCGCCTGAGCCCCCGGTACCGCCTGCCCGAGACCACCCGCGCGGCGGACGGTCTGGTGCGGCGCGCCCTGGCTGAGGTCCCCCATGCGTGA
- a CDS encoding N-acetylmuramoyl-L-alanine amidase: MRVSLPCLVLGAALALSSAQAAPSVYVAYPPDGHRVAFDHVILEGSVSPGAALTVSGVAVPTGPDGLFITWWPLKAGANALRLVARQGGQSVSRVLTVTRTVPASLPAVPTAIARASVQPAQPTEFWDPAGDTPAERRVPVRFQGSPGGQATFRVAGGPAQPLTEGPAGVYSGAYTLPTGAVLRAAPVTVSLRGRDGRTVSATAPGRLSSAPGTARTVVQPPGSVPGLGVNAAGTRLTTLNGQPLLYPREDMTFRAVGRVGPDLRVRLAPGVGALVTAAQVTPLDGTPPAPTGGPMAVDTEPAAGPLAPAQGPAALPAPEVVLRLPIGAARPPFTVEQPSARRVTLTVYGQTAAPFTPPAGPLPWPLERLEVQSLAGGLITQVSAVLAAPLWGFTANPEGEDLRLTLRPPPTVDPARPLAGRVITLDPGHGGSQNGGAGSLRVPEKGLVLPIALRAAELLRAQGATVNLTRTGDVTLGLVERGLSAEAAGSDLLISIHANALPDGRDPRGIRGPEVYFSHPQAQPLAAALLAALRARLPDLGPGAGLKPGADLALTRPTTQPSVLVELGYLTDPGNLRLLHSPDGQERMAQAIAQGVADLFQAEAAR, translated from the coding sequence ATGCGCGTTTCTCTGCCCTGCCTTGTTCTGGGTGCCGCGCTGGCCCTGTCCAGCGCGCAGGCCGCGCCCAGCGTGTACGTGGCCTACCCCCCGGACGGCCACCGGGTGGCCTTCGACCATGTGATCTTGGAAGGCAGCGTGAGCCCCGGCGCGGCCCTGACCGTCAGCGGCGTGGCGGTGCCCACCGGCCCGGACGGCCTGTTCATCACCTGGTGGCCGCTGAAGGCCGGGGCCAACGCCCTGCGGCTGGTGGCGCGCCAGGGCGGCCAGAGTGTGTCGCGGGTGCTGACCGTCACCCGCACGGTGCCCGCCAGCCTGCCGGCTGTGCCCACCGCCATCGCGCGCGCCAGCGTGCAGCCCGCGCAGCCCACCGAATTCTGGGACCCGGCCGGCGACACCCCCGCCGAGCGCCGCGTGCCGGTGCGCTTTCAGGGCTCGCCGGGCGGGCAGGCCACCTTCCGGGTGGCGGGCGGCCCCGCGCAGCCCCTGACCGAGGGCCCGGCCGGCGTGTACAGCGGCGCCTACACCCTGCCCACCGGCGCGGTGCTGAGGGCCGCCCCCGTGACTGTCAGCCTGCGCGGGCGCGACGGCCGCACGGTGAGCGCGACGGCCCCTGGCCGGCTGAGTAGCGCGCCGGGCACCGCCCGCACGGTGGTGCAGCCCCCCGGCAGCGTGCCAGGCCTGGGCGTGAACGCGGCGGGCACCCGCCTGACCACCTTGAACGGCCAGCCGCTGCTGTACCCGCGCGAGGACATGACCTTCCGCGCCGTGGGCCGCGTGGGCCCGGACCTGCGCGTGCGGCTGGCCCCCGGCGTGGGCGCGCTGGTGACGGCCGCCCAGGTGACGCCGCTGGACGGCACGCCCCCTGCCCCCACAGGGGGGCCGATGGCGGTGGACACGGAACCGGCAGCGGGGCCCCTGGCGCCAGCCCAGGGCCCTGCAGCCCTGCCCGCCCCCGAAGTCGTGCTGCGCCTGCCCATCGGGGCCGCGCGGCCACCTTTCACCGTGGAACAGCCCTCGGCGCGGCGGGTTACGCTGACTGTGTATGGCCAGACAGCCGCGCCTTTCACGCCTCCGGCGGGGCCGCTGCCCTGGCCGCTGGAGCGGCTGGAAGTGCAATCGCTGGCCGGTGGGCTGATCACCCAGGTCAGCGCCGTGCTGGCCGCGCCACTGTGGGGTTTTACCGCCAACCCAGAGGGGGAAGACCTGCGCCTGACCCTGCGCCCGCCGCCCACTGTGGACCCGGCGCGGCCCCTGGCCGGGCGCGTGATCACCCTGGACCCGGGGCACGGCGGCAGCCAGAACGGCGGAGCGGGCAGCCTGCGCGTGCCCGAAAAGGGGTTGGTGCTGCCCATCGCCCTGCGCGCCGCCGAATTGCTGCGCGCCCAGGGGGCCACCGTGAACCTCACCCGCACGGGGGACGTGACCCTGGGGCTGGTGGAACGGGGCCTGAGTGCTGAGGCGGCGGGCAGCGACCTGCTGATCTCGATTCACGCCAACGCCCTGCCCGATGGCCGCGACCCGCGCGGGATCCGGGGCCCGGAGGTGTACTTTTCACACCCGCAGGCGCAGCCTCTGGCGGCGGCCTTGCTGGCGGCCCTGCGCGCCCGGTTGCCGGACCTGGGCCCGGGGGCGGGCCTGAAACCCGGCGCCGACCTTGCCCTGACGCGCCCCACCACCCAGCCCAGTGTGCTGGTGGAACTGGGCTACCTGACCGATCCCGGTAACCTGCGCCTGCTGCACAGCCCCGACGGCCAGGAGCGCATGGCCCAGGCCATCGCCCAGGGGGTGGCCGACCTGTTTCAGGCTGAGGCGGCGAGATGA
- a CDS encoding GTP pyrophosphokinase — protein sequence MSEGLLAAYEAQLPAFEGLREAAVAHTTRLIAEAGLNIHHITARVKKRPSLEDKLRRKPGRYASLSDVTDLVAVRVITYFESDVGLVSRLLEEHHTLDWENSIDKSKMHDPDRFGYMGVHYVVEVTPQTPDLSAYAGYKFEVQIRSILQHAWAEIEHDLGYKNREAIPREVQRRFYRLAGLLEMADEEFMALHRLSRDYAETLPQRVQEAPDSVLIDAASMSHLLATPPVRDLDAEVARELNVPLLTGWNDPERPQRLAKLLHYVGVHSVGALHKELRRHQREVVCLASVLMPALRVAWTPAGGARPGTSVVHYALLRACMNPALNPHEIVTLLDLRGVLSSEELVQAVQDAYAQTCNPKAALPAPMSGPPEGEPRTPPTAGGSLTSD from the coding sequence ATGAGTGAAGGGCTGCTGGCCGCATATGAAGCCCAGTTGCCTGCCTTCGAGGGCCTGCGGGAGGCAGCAGTGGCGCACACCACCCGGTTGATTGCCGAGGCCGGGCTCAACATTCACCACATCACGGCCCGCGTGAAAAAACGCCCCAGCCTGGAAGACAAGCTGCGGCGCAAGCCTGGGCGCTACGCCAGCCTCTCGGACGTCACGGACCTTGTGGCCGTGCGCGTGATCACCTATTTCGAGTCCGATGTGGGGCTGGTGTCGCGCCTGCTGGAAGAACACCACACCCTGGACTGGGAAAACTCCATTGACAAGAGCAAGATGCACGACCCGGACCGCTTCGGCTATATGGGCGTGCATTACGTGGTGGAGGTCACGCCGCAGACGCCGGACCTGTCGGCGTACGCGGGCTACAAGTTCGAGGTGCAGATCCGCTCCATCCTGCAGCACGCCTGGGCCGAAATTGAGCACGACCTGGGGTACAAGAACCGCGAGGCCATTCCGCGCGAGGTGCAGCGGCGCTTTTACCGGCTGGCGGGCCTGCTGGAAATGGCCGACGAGGAATTCATGGCACTGCACCGCCTGTCGCGCGATTATGCCGAGACGCTGCCCCAGCGCGTGCAGGAGGCCCCCGACAGCGTGCTCATTGACGCCGCCAGCATGTCCCACCTGCTGGCCACACCCCCCGTGCGTGACCTGGACGCCGAGGTGGCGCGGGAACTGAACGTGCCGCTGCTGACCGGCTGGAACGACCCCGAGCGCCCGCAGCGACTGGCCAAGTTGCTGCACTACGTGGGCGTGCATTCGGTGGGGGCGCTGCACAAGGAATTGCGGCGCCACCAGCGCGAGGTGGTGTGCCTCGCCTCGGTGCTGATGCCGGCGCTGCGGGTGGCCTGGACCCCGGCGGGCGGCGCGCGCCCCGGCACCAGCGTGGTGCACTACGCGCTGCTGCGCGCCTGCATGAACCCGGCCCTGAACCCCCATGAAATCGTGACCCTGCTGGACCTGCGCGGGGTGCTCAGCAGCGAAGAGCTGGTGCAGGCGGTGCAGGACGCCTACGCCCAGACCTGCAATCCCAAGGCGGCGCTGCCAGCCCCTATGTCAGGCCCTCCTGAAGGTGAGCCGCGTACTCCCCCCACGGCCGGGGGCAGCCTGACGAGCGACTGA
- a CDS encoding glycine-rich domain-containing protein — protein MSHHDLFCQSTVNPVLCAPPADPLWTALQHHDLPPALLRRLSQAQGWTPAQTQVAAREYRRFVYLAATCPHPVTPSRAVDEVWHLHLTFTRDYWERLTPLLPRPLHHEPGEGHPEDAARFEAQYAQTLEAYAAAFGHPAPADVWPRPRPAEVTTAASPPQRTRGSARLSGLGLATLAALVAGLTFAWSPAALWIALGAFALVLLLSRTARPGPRSRRREKDGWGDGGVVLLGGGDVSGADAASHHGGDSSSDSGSSCGSSCGGGGCGS, from the coding sequence ATGAGCCACCACGACCTGTTCTGTCAGTCCACGGTCAACCCTGTTCTCTGCGCCCCCCCGGCGGACCCCCTGTGGACCGCCCTGCAGCACCACGACCTGCCCCCGGCCCTGCTGCGCCGCCTCTCGCAGGCCCAGGGCTGGACACCGGCCCAGACCCAGGTGGCCGCGCGGGAATACCGGCGCTTCGTGTATCTGGCGGCCACCTGCCCGCACCCGGTCACGCCGTCGCGCGCGGTGGACGAGGTCTGGCACCTGCACCTCACCTTTACCCGCGACTACTGGGAGCGCCTGACGCCGCTGCTGCCCCGGCCCCTGCACCACGAGCCCGGCGAGGGCCACCCGGAAGACGCCGCGCGCTTTGAAGCGCAGTACGCGCAGACGCTGGAAGCCTACGCCGCCGCGTTCGGTCACCCGGCCCCCGCTGACGTGTGGCCACGCCCCCGGCCGGCCGAGGTGACCACGGCCGCTTCACCCCCACAACGTACGCGGGGCAGTGCCCGCCTGTCCGGGCTGGGCCTCGCCACGCTGGCGGCCCTGGTGGCCGGCCTGACCTTTGCCTGGAGCCCGGCCGCGCTGTGGATCGCCCTGGGGGCCTTTGCCCTCGTGCTCTTGCTCAGCCGCACAGCGCGCCCCGGACCCCGCTCGCGCCGCCGCGAGAAGGACGGCTGGGGAGACGGGGGCGTGGTCCTGCTGGGCGGCGGGGACGTGTCGGGGGCAGACGCGGCCAGCCACCACGGCGGCGACAGCAGCAGTGACAGCGGAAGCAGTTGCGGCAGCAGCTGTGGTGGCGGCGGCTGCGGCAGCTAA
- the nspC gene encoding carboxynorspermidine decarboxylase yields the protein MTASDLSLPAVTPVASVDFTAIPSPAFVLDESRLRRNLALISQVQRESGAQIIVAFKGFSMWSAFPLLREYGITGATASSLNEALLAREEMQGEVHVYAPAYSDEEFPRILELADHLVFNSFSQWQRFKPQVEAARAAGRTLHVGIRVNPEYAEVETDLYNPAGPFSRLGVTRREFRPELMDGVDGLHFHTLCEKDSDTLERTLEVLERNFGDVLGQVKWVNFGGGHLMTREGYDIPRLIRVVRAFREKWGVHVILEPGSAFGWQTGWLVSSVLDVVHNVKDAALLDISVSAHMPDVLEMPYRPRILGAGDPPEHDHREAVDAPPGHPYLIGGTTCLAGDVVGEYVFPGQLAIGDRVVFDDMIHYTMVKTTFFNGVKHPDIGILRLDGTYERVKTFGYEEFKAKLS from the coding sequence ATGACGGCTTCTGACCTGTCCCTCCCGGCGGTGACCCCGGTGGCCTCCGTGGATTTCACGGCCATTCCCAGTCCGGCCTTTGTGCTCGACGAATCACGCCTGCGCCGCAACCTCGCCCTGATCTCGCAGGTGCAGCGCGAGAGCGGCGCGCAGATTATCGTGGCCTTCAAGGGCTTTTCGATGTGGTCGGCTTTTCCCCTGCTGCGCGAGTACGGCATCACGGGCGCCACCGCCAGCAGCCTGAACGAGGCCCTCCTGGCGCGCGAAGAGATGCAGGGCGAGGTCCACGTGTACGCGCCCGCCTACAGCGACGAGGAGTTTCCGCGCATCCTGGAACTGGCCGATCACCTCGTGTTCAACTCGTTCTCGCAGTGGCAGCGCTTCAAGCCGCAGGTCGAAGCGGCGCGGGCCGCCGGGCGCACCCTGCATGTGGGCATCCGCGTGAACCCCGAATACGCCGAGGTGGAAACGGACCTGTACAACCCCGCCGGGCCCTTTTCCCGCCTGGGCGTCACCCGCCGCGAATTCCGCCCGGAGCTGATGGACGGCGTGGACGGCCTGCACTTCCACACCCTGTGCGAGAAAGACAGTGACACCCTGGAGCGCACCCTGGAGGTGCTGGAGCGCAACTTCGGGGACGTGCTGGGGCAGGTGAAGTGGGTCAACTTTGGCGGTGGCCACCTGATGACCCGCGAGGGCTACGACATCCCGCGCCTGATCCGCGTGGTGCGCGCCTTCCGCGAGAAATGGGGCGTGCACGTGATTCTGGAACCCGGCAGCGCCTTTGGCTGGCAGACCGGCTGGCTGGTCAGTTCGGTGCTGGACGTGGTGCACAACGTCAAGGACGCCGCGCTGCTGGACATCTCGGTGTCGGCCCACATGCCCGACGTGCTGGAAATGCCCTACCGCCCCCGCATCCTGGGCGCGGGTGACCCCCCCGAACACGACCACCGCGAGGCCGTGGACGCCCCTCCCGGCCACCCGTACCTGATCGGCGGCACCACCTGCCTGGCAGGCGATGTGGTGGGCGAATATGTGTTTCCCGGGCAGCTGGCCATTGGCGACCGGGTGGTCTTTGACGACATGATTCACTACACGATGGTCAAGACCACCTTCTTCAACGGGGTTAAGCACCCGGACATCGGCATTCTGCGCCTGGACGGCACCTACGAGCGCGTGAAAACCTTTGGCTACGAGGAATTCAAGGCCAAGCTGAGCTAG
- a CDS encoding DUF4034 domain-containing protein yields the protein MNAAPDFLRLLRDEQYGTLQEHLGGLQRQFEAGQLAERDLLNAFQAFQQPDPALGERFSAWMDAHMGSYEAHVALAEWLLSRAWAARGEAKSSHVSDQGWRGLEHFTEQATACAGHAVTLTANPLAAWAVSGWAANSLGCRVSAAEVDAQQYPDWFTQGLAANPQSLTLRRIMLYHLREEWGGSEAQMLAFVRQQQASGLLSETDMQRLWAEFHVCVSHHAMAFTRDFVVAVERAQLAANLRDLHANQLFVALTIAGRSLAERRAALERYLAAAEQDEDAALDGNGLIAFVHGWQGLEDLAPRVAGLLRRAAERGDTDAMIGLGKLQLAGPAWRLPDALPWLLRARDEGNREAAELLVVLRADQEPEEVNRDALRAADLGSPDLSWHVYGHFGAFRQQFGLDERDRYRYLLRAADAGNNDARVALAQQLRAGRVEVGGDGVLRPVKTRPIQDSLNYARHLLERAGGSGHAGAQRLLARSKARDWEAGTARRALLWPALPFTLSALPSTLSALPLPTAGQALRPLLALGIMSVVLFRACHQAEPSEPWRQVLTPEQRALVERIESGDARPVFEGDRLRLDDVKPAVP from the coding sequence ATGAACGCCGCCCCCGACTTTCTGCGCCTGCTGCGCGACGAGCAGTACGGCACCCTTCAAGAGCATCTGGGCGGGCTGCAGCGCCAGTTTGAGGCCGGGCAGCTGGCCGAGCGCGACCTGCTGAACGCTTTTCAGGCTTTCCAGCAGCCGGACCCCGCCCTGGGGGAGCGCTTCAGCGCGTGGATGGACGCGCATATGGGCTCTTACGAGGCGCATGTGGCGCTGGCAGAGTGGCTGCTGTCGCGGGCCTGGGCCGCGCGGGGAGAGGCGAAGTCCAGCCATGTGAGCGATCAGGGGTGGCGTGGGCTGGAGCACTTTACCGAACAGGCCACCGCCTGCGCCGGGCACGCCGTGACACTCACGGCCAATCCCCTGGCAGCGTGGGCCGTGAGTGGCTGGGCCGCCAACAGTCTGGGCTGCCGAGTTTCGGCCGCCGAGGTGGACGCCCAGCAGTATCCCGACTGGTTTACCCAGGGGCTGGCGGCCAATCCGCAAAGCCTGACCTTAAGGCGCATCATGCTCTACCACCTGCGCGAGGAATGGGGCGGCAGCGAGGCGCAGATGCTGGCGTTCGTGCGCCAGCAGCAGGCCAGCGGTCTGCTCTCCGAGACAGACATGCAGCGCCTCTGGGCCGAATTTCACGTCTGTGTGTCGCACCACGCGATGGCGTTTACCCGCGACTTTGTGGTGGCGGTTGAGCGTGCCCAGCTGGCGGCCAACCTGCGCGACCTCCATGCCAACCAGCTGTTTGTCGCCCTGACCATTGCCGGGCGTTCCCTGGCCGAGCGCCGCGCGGCTCTGGAGCGCTATCTGGCTGCAGCCGAGCAGGATGAGGACGCTGCGCTGGACGGCAATGGCCTCATTGCTTTCGTGCACGGCTGGCAGGGGCTTGAAGACTTGGCCCCCCGCGTGGCGGGCCTCCTCAGGCGCGCGGCGGAGCGGGGTGACACCGACGCCATGATCGGCTTGGGCAAGCTGCAACTGGCGGGGCCTGCGTGGCGTCTGCCCGACGCCCTACCCTGGCTGCTGCGGGCCCGCGATGAAGGCAACCGCGAGGCCGCTGAACTGCTCGTGGTCCTGCGTGCGGACCAGGAGCCCGAAGAGGTCAACCGGGATGCCCTGCGGGCCGCTGACCTGGGAAGTCCCGACCTGAGCTGGCACGTCTATGGGCACTTTGGTGCCTTTCGCCAGCAATTTGGTCTGGATGAGCGAGACCGTTACCGCTATCTGCTGCGCGCCGCAGACGCGGGAAACAATGACGCCCGCGTCGCGCTGGCCCAGCAGCTGCGGGCCGGGCGCGTCGAAGTGGGCGGAGACGGGGTGCTGCGCCCGGTCAAGACGCGCCCCATCCAGGACAGCCTGAATTACGCGCGCCACCTGCTGGAGCGGGCTGGGGGGAGCGGTCATGCAGGTGCCCAGCGCCTGCTGGCCCGCAGCAAGGCGCGTGACTGGGAAGCGGGGACGGCCCGGCGTGCACTGCTGTGGCCGGCGCTGCCCTTCACACTCTCGGCCCTGCCCTCCACGCTTTCAGCTCTGCCACTGCCCACCGCTGGTCAGGCCCTGCGGCCCCTGCTGGCGCTGGGCATCATGTCCGTGGTGCTGTTCCGGGCGTGTCATCAGGCAGAGCCCTCTGAGCCGTGGCGCCAGGTTCTTACGCCGGAGCAGCGTGCGCTGGTGGAACGCATCGAAAGCGGCGACGCGCGGCCAGTGTTTGAAGGGGACCGTCTGCGCCTTGATGATGTGAAGCCAGCTGTGCCCTGA
- a CDS encoding PsbP-related protein, whose product MTLFRPLLALILLSGVAHAATYKDPSGTFSATVPAGWQQGSYPGTAVVFAGKREGDFTSNINVIVQPVPAGMTQAQYHALNVKQIGQLITDGKILKNQAATLGGVKGNRLVYTGRQGQYKLYFIATYAVKGNRVYMVTATSRQGQEAKLAPVNDAFIKSFKVLK is encoded by the coding sequence ATGACCCTGTTCCGCCCGCTGCTGGCCCTGATCCTGCTCTCGGGGGTGGCCCACGCCGCCACCTACAAGGACCCTTCCGGCACCTTCTCGGCCACGGTGCCGGCGGGCTGGCAGCAGGGGTCGTACCCCGGCACGGCGGTGGTGTTCGCTGGCAAGCGCGAGGGCGACTTTACCTCCAACATCAACGTGATAGTGCAGCCCGTTCCCGCCGGCATGACCCAGGCGCAGTACCACGCCCTGAACGTCAAGCAGATTGGGCAGCTGATCACCGACGGCAAGATTCTGAAAAACCAGGCGGCCACCCTGGGCGGCGTGAAGGGCAACCGGCTGGTGTACACCGGGCGCCAGGGGCAGTACAAGCTGTATTTCATCGCCACCTACGCGGTTAAGGGCAACCGCGTCTACATGGTGACCGCCACCAGCCGCCAGGGCCAGGAAGCCAAGCTGGCCCCGGTGAACGACGCCTTTATCAAGAGCTTCAAAGTGCTCAAGTAG